GGGATTTCCTCCACTGAACTGGAATTCCAACAGCTTTTGCTCAAGCTGCTTGAGGAAAGGAGCAAGGGGAAAAGTCAATGTCCAGCAAAGTGTCCCCTGTCTCCACCTGGGCTCATCACCTCCATACACAGGGTAGGGACAACCCAAGGGTGACTCCAGGGATGCCAAATTCTCACTGTCCTTGTCCAATCACTGGACAGAGGACAAAGTAGCTCTGCTCACAAGCCCAGGCTACTCCCTGTATTCAAATAGTGCCAGAGCAGGCGCAGACAGCCCTGGAGGAGGCAGCAAAAATCaaacagcaggaacaggagTGCCAGAGCTGAAGCTGGccctccagtgccacctctGGGGACATGGAGCAGCACAATCCAGTGCCAGCTGCACGGGGTCAGCAGATTCTAGCAGCTCTTCAGTGCCCACCTCCCACACTGCAGGCCCAAAGTATCCGAGTCATCCTCTCACCCCACCACAGCTGGCAGAGAACCGGCTGAAAAACACACCAGACActgcctgtcctggcacctgATCCTTTATTTCTCTTGCCAAAATACACTTTGCCCAACCAGGAGCCCAAATTCCAATGTGGGGAGGAAACCCAGGGGATGACAACAGCAGGAAAGAGCTCCCAgtgtcccagagctgcagtggccTGCAAGGgacagcacctccagccccctCCTCCCAGAGATCAGCTAAGGGGGTCAGGGGTGCAAACACCACCACCAGTACCAGCTGAGCCAGGAAAGATGAGCAGGGAAGTGCAGGGGGAGGAATGTCATCCCCTGGAGAAACTCTGCCTGGGGAAGGACAGGCCTGCTCAGGGCAacacacctgcccagggaagaggcttcaGCACCAGCACCTGCTCCACACACCATCCAGCCTGGGCAGTCCTGGCTGAGGAACAGGCCCACCCATGAATTAGTTACCTGTGCCAGGCCTAGGCCAAGCCTCCTGGGAGGGGGGGACAGGTTTGCTAGTCCCTAATCCCCAGAAAGAGCCACTTGATTCACAGCTGAGAGACCTGTCCTTCCTCCCTGCCCATGCTGACCAGAACCAGCAGCCAGAGAGGCTGGGGCAGGCAGGTGAAGACAAACTCACTCCTCTCCCCCAAGCACTCCCCAACCTCcccctccagcacatcccacagAGGCCCAAGTTCTCCTCACACAGAGaggcctgggagcagctcaCACAATCTGGATGCCCAGCAACTCTGCTGTCTTCTGCAGCCTGTCCATGACATTCTCCTCCATctccacagccagccctgcaggagctgtgccctgctcctctggGGATATGCTGGCCATGACATAATACACAGTCTCGCTTTCCCCCTGCTCGTTGGTCCTGTTCACCACCCAGAtgatggggctgctggggctgttgGGCTCCTGCTCCAAGGATGATGCAGCTCCCTGGaaggtgctgggctgtgctggctcagggctGTCAGCAGAGCAcggggctgggcacagctcagagccTTTGTTCTCCTCTGCCAGGGGAGTGTCTGCTGGGGGCTCCAGGACGATGACCTGCAGGTTGCCCTGGCCCTCAGGCAGCACCACACACTCAGCTGAGCCCTCCCCACGCTTCTCCctgtccttcagcagctgctccgTGAGCTCCACGCTCTCGTAGCGCACCAGCTCCAGCCGCATGTAGCCGTCCTCGTGCTCCCTGTAcctggcacacagggcagggcagggcacagtcactcccagggcacagggagcagccaaGCAAGGGGCACTCTGGGTTTCAAAGCCCTGTGCTGCACAGATAATGCTGTGCATGTAAGATAAAAACCCTTCAGCCCCCACCGCTAAAACCACACCCATGTGGCAGGTTCTGAGCTTTGTGCCACAAGCCTCGATCATCTTCCCAGCACCCAGCCCGTCTCCTCCCACCACTCTGCTTCACTGGGTGCATTTCAAATCCAtcctcttctcccctcccaGGTTTTAGGCTCTGGAAAGCCTTTGGAGTTTCCCAGAGAGGATGCAGCAGAGGCATCTGCTGAATCTGCAGCAGCTTCCCCTAGAAGGTGACACCAGGACCTGGTCCCTGCCAAGCTCAGAATTGCCCCACCAGAGGCACCTCTGCTGCCATTGCCCCAGATCTGTGACccactgctggagctgccacccagcactgctctgtctgtgccagaTCCCACTGAATGTTTCCTGCCCAGTGCCTCCCACACTGAGTGAAGGGCCCTGAGCACATCACAAACATCAGAGCCCAAGCACTGCCAGGTCTCTGCTCCAGCAAGACACAggatgcagctccagctgcccctTGCCCTGGAGAGGGGGCAGTGAGGAGACAAGGACAGGCAGTACCTGAAGCGAGGATGCCCCGAGGGCCACTTGAACTGGTGCTTCTTCCTGAGGTGGACAGTGAGGTTGTTCCCCCGTGTGAAGCACTTGTCACACACGTGGCACTTGTACCGGGGCTCGCAGTCACCCTGGGGGCAGAGAGAGGGCTGTGAGTGCCATAGAcctgcccacagcacccacacagGGAGGAACCAGCTCCTCTGGGGAGCCTGGCTGAGGGACCCCGAGCAGTGCaagccctgctgccctcccaccTCGTGCACTTTGCGGTAGTGCAGCTTGATGGAGCTGAGGGACCgtgcagagaagctgcaggCCTGGAACTCGCAGCGATACGCCGGCTCCTTGCTGTGCGTGTCCAGGTGCTTCCTCAGGTCTATGAAGTTcttgcagctgcagggagggaagggaacaaAGCTGTGGacactgcagcacacacactgtgtccctgggaggagggaaagccTCACCTGTAGTCACAGTAGTCACACTTGAAGGGCCGCTCCTCGCTGTGCCGGAAGCGAATGTGGTTGCgcagggaggagggcagggggcacGTCATGTCACACAGAGGGCACTTGTAGTGGTTCACTGGGCCAAGGACAGGGGCAAACGTGACCCCAGAGCAGGGGAGAGCACTCCCTGCTCAGAGGCTCAGCTGGCAGGAGGGGCCTGTACTCACCGTGGTTCCTCATGTGGTCCCGGAGCAGGCGCTCCGTGGCAAACCTCTTGGAGCAGTGGGAGCACTGGaacctctgctctgggacagggaggAAGGGCAGGGCGTGGTGAGAAAGGAGACCAgagcagacagagcagcacaaagggcagggagggagaaggagaggcagGCAGAGTGGAGCTGcaggccctgctctgcagccaggggCAGCATACACTGACTGCAGagccaaacaaaaccccaaaacaaccctTGCAAAGACCATCCTGCCTGCCCTTGGCATGGCCTCCCAGTGCACAAACTGGGGAGCAACCCCCACACTGTCAGCACAGGGAATTCAATCAGcaaatcccagctctgctgcctctgccttcaGCCCTGGGGCCCTGCAGGAGGACTCACTGCAGCAGTGTGAGCCCTGTcagcctccagccctgcctctgcAAGGAGACACTTCTCACAGGGCACAGCCTCACGTT
This region of Pithys albifrons albifrons isolate INPA30051 chromosome 23, PitAlb_v1, whole genome shotgun sequence genomic DNA includes:
- the HINFP gene encoding histone H4 transcription factor — translated: MPPARSRVSALSLQCEWQRCSFVTGDMEQFCGHVGQHLQQHLSGEQHEVDPLEEYPCLWQDCGFCSPDMPTDLVRHVYFHCYHTKLKQWGLQALQGQDDVSHCQLDPQTRNIIPEIQESFLCLWEYCERSFDNPEWFYRHVEDHSFCSQYKAAGKENHVLLCGWKDCDCTFKRRCKLREHLRSHTQEKVVACPTCGGMFANNTKFFDHIRRQTALDQQRFQCSHCSKRFATERLLRDHMRNHVNHYKCPLCDMTCPLPSSLRNHIRFRHSEERPFKCDYCDYSCKNFIDLRKHLDTHSKEPAYRCEFQACSFSARSLSSIKLHYRKVHEGDCEPRYKCHVCDKCFTRGNNLTVHLRKKHQFKWPSGHPRFRYREHEDGYMRLELVRYESVELTEQLLKDREKRGEGSAECVVLPEGQGNLQVIVLEPPADTPLAEENKGSELCPAPCSADSPEPAQPSTFQGAASSLEQEPNSPSSPIIWVVNRTNEQGESETVYYVMASISPEEQGTAPAGLAVEMEENVMDRLQKTAELLGIQIV